The proteins below come from a single Zhouia spongiae genomic window:
- a CDS encoding TonB-dependent receptor: MLTILLCFSIKAQTSDVQIKVITEDEKEPLMGATVYFPEPEKGAVTGFDGIATFAEIPNGNQIIRISYLGFKTLEATIEVGSKDIFTFTLEAGGNELDEVVLQSTRSTRTVKKIPTRIEFIGTEELTEKAIMNPTNISMVLRESTGIQMQQTSLSSANTNIRIQGLDGRYTQLLRDGFPLYGGFSSGLSILQIPPLDLKQFEIIKGSSSTLYGGGAIAGLVNMVSKTPESAPSLDIMLTQTQALGSTANVFYSKRKEKFGISLYGSGHYQKAYDPEEDGFSNLPKTTSISFNPKLFYYPSEKTTVWFGLNGTYDDRIGGDITKIEEGENGIHQYTEKNISKRLSSQAVYRTQLDSISSFNVKNSVSFFDRNLTIPDFSFDGQQINSFTEINYQRATSKLDWIFGANLYTSNFDENDNAPLQRDQNDVTLGAFANSIYDLSENWILETGLRADYNTDFGFFPLPRVSLLYKNNSGFSSRIGGGLGYKIPDIFTEEAEFINFENVLVIDKETIKAEQSYGINLDFNYQTRLFETVGFSVNQLFYVTAINNGLLLNSTNNGFFEFKNAAEEILSKGAETNIKFTYNDFRWFLNYAFIDTRLNYLPGNPQKPLTARHNAGSVLMYESDKWRIGYETFYTGKQLLSNGTETTDFITMGLLAMRNFNFGSVFLNFENFTDRRQSRFSPLVLPPHENPEFPEIYAPTDGFIFSVGLIIKPFGNEDHD, translated from the coding sequence ATGCTCACAATTTTATTGTGCTTTTCAATAAAGGCACAAACATCAGATGTTCAAATAAAAGTTATCACAGAGGATGAAAAAGAGCCTTTAATGGGTGCAACGGTTTATTTTCCAGAACCCGAAAAAGGTGCAGTAACCGGTTTTGATGGTATTGCCACTTTTGCAGAGATTCCAAATGGTAATCAAATCATAAGAATTTCATACCTCGGCTTTAAAACCCTCGAAGCGACTATCGAGGTGGGTTCAAAAGATATTTTCACTTTTACGCTCGAAGCTGGCGGTAACGAACTCGATGAAGTCGTTTTGCAATCCACACGAAGCACGAGAACGGTCAAGAAAATTCCAACCCGAATTGAATTCATCGGTACCGAGGAGCTGACTGAAAAAGCCATTATGAATCCTACCAATATTTCGATGGTGCTTCGAGAAAGTACGGGAATTCAGATGCAACAAACATCTTTAAGTAGCGCGAACACAAACATTAGAATTCAAGGACTTGATGGTCGCTACACCCAACTTTTGAGAGATGGATTTCCTTTGTATGGTGGATTTTCGAGTGGTTTGAGCATTTTACAAATTCCGCCGTTAGACCTAAAACAATTTGAAATCATCAAAGGAAGTTCATCAACCCTTTACGGTGGCGGAGCCATTGCAGGCTTGGTCAATATGGTCTCAAAGACACCAGAGTCAGCACCATCTTTGGACATTATGTTGACCCAAACACAAGCTTTAGGAAGTACAGCAAATGTATTCTATAGCAAGCGAAAAGAAAAGTTTGGTATTTCACTCTACGGCTCTGGGCACTATCAAAAAGCGTATGACCCAGAAGAAGATGGCTTTAGTAATCTACCAAAAACAACATCAATTTCTTTCAACCCTAAACTGTTTTATTATCCATCAGAAAAGACTACAGTTTGGTTTGGTTTAAATGGAACTTATGATGACAGAATTGGTGGCGATATCACCAAAATTGAAGAAGGTGAAAACGGAATTCATCAATATACCGAGAAAAATATATCAAAACGGTTAAGCAGTCAGGCAGTTTATAGAACGCAATTAGATTCCATTAGTTCTTTCAACGTAAAAAATAGTGTCTCATTTTTCGATAGAAATTTGACGATTCCTGATTTTAGTTTTGACGGTCAGCAAATCAATTCTTTTACGGAAATCAATTATCAACGTGCGACTTCAAAATTAGATTGGATTTTCGGTGCTAACTTATATACTTCAAACTTTGATGAAAACGACAACGCACCTTTACAACGTGACCAAAATGACGTTACCCTCGGTGCATTTGCAAACAGCATTTACGACCTATCTGAGAACTGGATTTTAGAGACTGGCTTACGGGCAGATTACAATACCGACTTCGGCTTTTTTCCATTACCAAGAGTTTCGCTACTCTATAAAAATAACAGCGGATTTTCAAGCAGAATTGGTGGCGGATTGGGTTACAAGATTCCCGATATTTTTACAGAAGAAGCCGAGTTTATCAACTTTGAAAACGTTCTTGTCATAGATAAAGAGACGATTAAAGCAGAACAATCCTATGGAATAAACCTCGATTTCAATTACCAGACACGATTGTTTGAAACCGTTGGTTTTTCTGTAAATCAACTTTTCTATGTTACCGCCATCAATAACGGTTTGCTGCTAAACAGCACAAACAATGGGTTTTTTGAGTTCAAAAATGCAGCAGAGGAGATTTTAAGTAAAGGTGCAGAAACCAATATCAAATTCACTTACAACGATTTCAGATGGTTTTTAAACTACGCCTTTATCGATACACGATTGAATTATTTGCCAGGTAACCCTCAAAAGCCACTAACTGCAAGACACAATGCAGGAAGCGTATTGATGTACGAATCGGACAAGTGGCGAATTGGTTACGAAACTTTTTACACAGGAAAGCAACTGTTATCCAACGGAACAGAAACAACTGATTTTATTACGATGGGATTACTGGCAATGCGCAATTTCAACTTTGGTAGTGTGTTCCTAAATTTTGAAAATTTCACAGATAGAAGACAAAGCAGATTTTCGCCATTGGTGTTGCCACCACACGAGAATCCCGAATTTCCTGAAATTTATGCCCCAACTGACGGGTTTATTTTCAGCGTAGGCCTTATTATAAAACCATTTGGAAACGAAGACCACGATTAA
- a CDS encoding Fur family transcriptional regulator: MQTIEQFLESKEIRVTAMRLLVYKFLSEKDSAVTLTDVENAFAKADRTTIYRTLKTFEEKAIVHQIDDGTGITKYALCEKGCNCEIENDLHLHFHCNNCQETICLTDHKIPQIKVPQGFVSENINLVVKGICDKCSGL; the protein is encoded by the coding sequence ATGCAAACGATAGAACAATTTTTAGAATCTAAGGAAATTCGGGTAACCGCAATGCGATTGTTGGTTTACAAATTCCTTTCAGAAAAAGATTCGGCAGTCACATTGACTGATGTAGAAAACGCTTTCGCGAAAGCGGACAGAACCACCATCTACCGAACGCTGAAAACCTTTGAGGAAAAAGCAATCGTGCACCAAATAGACGATGGAACAGGAATTACTAAATACGCCCTCTGCGAAAAAGGCTGCAATTGTGAAATTGAAAACGACTTGCACCTGCATTTTCATTGCAATAATTGCCAAGAAACCATTTGCTTAACTGACCATAAAATTCCTCAGATTAAAGTTCCGCAAGGTTTTGTTTCAGAAAATATAAATTTGGTGGTTAAAGGTATTTGTGATAAATGTAGCGGACTATAA
- a CDS encoding DUF3703 domain-containing protein yields MKFNTTIPIGLRAFYLNELSLYRSSLQSGNLPQAWHHLERSHILGQSYPLEHTYTHWLMLKFGLRQRNIKEVLGQVIRLLVGGWKSFIDHVPLGNTGGSNVPPLKRMEMPEDLVKILKKYQKTQ; encoded by the coding sequence ATGAAATTCAATACCACCATTCCAATAGGTCTCAGAGCATTTTATTTGAATGAACTGAGCCTATATCGTTCTTCTTTGCAAAGTGGAAATCTGCCCCAAGCTTGGCACCATCTTGAACGTTCCCATATCCTTGGCCAATCCTACCCCTTAGAGCATACCTATACCCATTGGCTAATGTTGAAATTCGGGTTACGTCAGCGAAACATAAAAGAAGTCTTGGGTCAAGTAATTCGGCTCTTGGTTGGTGGTTGGAAATCATTTATTGACCACGTACCTCTTGGAAATACGGGTGGTAGTAACGTACCGCCTTTGAAAAGAATGGAAATGCCCGAAGACTTAGTCAAAATTTTAAAGAAATACCAAAAAACTCAATGA
- a CDS encoding heavy metal translocating P-type ATPase: protein MKKKKVNLRDLNPKEHQGEHSHDDGHSHSSPEEVSNFKTYLPAIFSFVMLITGIAIDYFDAFPFFKGWVRIVWYTVAYIPVGFPVIREGWNSIKKGDFFTEFFLMSIATLGAFVIGEYPEGVAVMLFYAVGELFQNAAVNRAKGNIKALLDARPDEALVFRNGDFVSANPETVEIGERIQVRVGEKIPLDGVLLSEKASLNTAAITGESKPDTIANSEKVYAGSINLDGVIEVKTTKEFKDSSIARVLDMVQNATARKSKTELFIRKFARIYTPIVVFLAIGLTFLPYFFVDDYVFRDWLYRALIFLVISCPCALVISIPLGYFGGLGAASRNGILFKGASFLDAMTKVNTVVMDKTGTVTKGVFKIKEVVNKSAFAEAEFMQYLMAMEEQSTHPIAKAILEYKSDGADFEATEVSEVAGKGLKGTVNGKQVLVGNKALMVSNGIEVPSETDTIVESIVMVAIDKKFAGYVTIADELKEDAHQAINQIREAGISKIIMLSGDKDSITQQVSKELKIDWAKGGLLPEDKLNEVEELKKQPDTTVAFMGDGINDAPVLAASDVGIAMGGLGSDVAIETADVIIQTDQPSKIARAVKIGRSTRRIVWQNIGLAFGVKVVVLILGAGGLASMWEAVFADVGVALLAIFNAVRLQKKKWG from the coding sequence ATGAAAAAGAAAAAAGTAAACTTACGGGATTTGAACCCGAAAGAACATCAGGGCGAGCACAGTCACGACGACGGCCATAGCCACAGCAGTCCCGAAGAAGTTTCCAATTTTAAGACATACCTACCCGCTATTTTCAGCTTTGTTATGCTGATTACTGGTATTGCCATTGATTATTTTGATGCGTTTCCATTCTTTAAGGGCTGGGTGCGGATTGTTTGGTACACCGTTGCATACATTCCCGTTGGGTTTCCGGTCATTAGAGAGGGCTGGAACAGTATCAAGAAGGGCGATTTTTTTACGGAATTTTTCCTGATGTCCATCGCTACCTTGGGGGCATTTGTCATAGGTGAATATCCCGAGGGTGTGGCCGTGATGCTTTTCTATGCCGTAGGTGAACTGTTTCAGAACGCTGCGGTAAATCGCGCAAAGGGAAACATCAAGGCACTCTTGGATGCACGACCTGATGAGGCTTTGGTTTTTAGAAATGGGGATTTTGTTTCGGCCAATCCGGAAACGGTCGAGATTGGTGAAAGGATTCAGGTTCGCGTAGGCGAAAAAATTCCTTTGGATGGGGTTCTACTGTCCGAAAAAGCATCGTTGAACACAGCTGCCATTACCGGGGAAAGCAAACCAGACACCATCGCCAATAGCGAAAAGGTGTATGCGGGAAGCATCAATTTAGATGGGGTCATTGAAGTAAAGACTACCAAAGAATTCAAGGACAGTTCCATTGCCCGGGTTTTAGATATGGTGCAGAACGCCACCGCCCGAAAATCTAAAACGGAACTATTCATTAGAAAATTCGCCAGGATTTATACACCCATCGTGGTTTTCCTCGCCATCGGTCTGACCTTCTTGCCTTATTTTTTTGTGGATGATTATGTCTTTAGGGATTGGTTATATCGTGCTTTGATATTCTTGGTGATTTCCTGTCCCTGTGCCTTGGTCATATCCATTCCCTTGGGATATTTCGGTGGTCTCGGTGCGGCATCCCGTAACGGTATTTTATTCAAGGGTGCATCATTTCTCGATGCGATGACCAAGGTGAATACTGTGGTGATGGACAAGACGGGTACCGTAACCAAAGGGGTTTTTAAAATTAAGGAAGTGGTCAATAAATCTGCTTTCGCGGAAGCGGAATTTATGCAGTACCTGATGGCGATGGAAGAACAATCCACCCATCCCATTGCAAAGGCAATTCTGGAATATAAGTCCGATGGTGCAGATTTTGAAGCGACCGAAGTTTCCGAAGTAGCAGGAAAAGGATTGAAAGGTACGGTCAATGGAAAGCAAGTATTAGTGGGCAATAAAGCGTTGATGGTTTCCAACGGCATCGAAGTCCCCTCTGAAACCGATACCATAGTCGAATCCATAGTAATGGTAGCCATCGATAAAAAGTTTGCCGGATACGTGACCATTGCCGATGAACTGAAGGAAGATGCACACCAAGCCATCAATCAGATACGAGAAGCGGGTATCTCTAAAATCATAATGCTATCGGGCGACAAGGATTCCATTACCCAACAGGTTTCCAAAGAATTGAAAATCGATTGGGCGAAAGGTGGTCTGCTACCAGAAGACAAACTGAACGAAGTAGAAGAACTCAAAAAACAACCTGATACGACCGTAGCCTTTATGGGCGACGGCATCAATGATGCACCCGTACTCGCTGCAAGTGATGTGGGTATCGCAATGGGCGGATTGGGAAGCGATGTGGCCATAGAGACCGCAGACGTAATCATCCAGACTGACCAACCCAGTAAGATTGCAAGAGCAGTCAAAATCGGTCGTTCCACCCGTAGGATTGTCTGGCAAAACATCGGTCTGGCCTTTGGGGTAAAGGTAGTTGTTCTTATCCTTGGTGCTGGTGGTTTGGCATCTATGTGGGAAGCCGTTTTTGCCGATGTGGGTGTGGCGTTGCTTGCTATTTTTAATGCGGTGCGATTGCAGAAAAAGAAGTGGGGATGA
- a CDS encoding asparaginase domain-containing protein, giving the protein MIHILTTGGTIEGLDYVDGKGITQSNVTIQGFLEKANVDFDYTIESVFKKDSRAITDEDRAQLICKIKESAATKILITHGTFTMEDTAKYIGKLNLNKTVVLVGSFILGSSAETDALFNLGYALSSLQLLKPDVYIAMNGKIFNWNNVSKNLETNKFERNDQ; this is encoded by the coding sequence ATGATACATATTCTTACAACAGGCGGCACCATTGAAGGACTGGATTATGTGGACGGAAAAGGTATAACCCAATCAAATGTCACGATTCAAGGTTTTCTTGAGAAAGCCAATGTTGATTTTGATTACACCATCGAAAGTGTGTTCAAAAAGGATAGCAGGGCCATCACAGATGAGGACAGAGCGCAGTTGATTTGCAAGATTAAGGAATCTGCTGCGACAAAGATTTTGATAACTCACGGTACTTTCACGATGGAAGACACCGCAAAATATATCGGAAAACTCAACCTGAATAAAACCGTCGTACTGGTTGGGTCTTTCATTTTAGGTTCATCTGCAGAGACAGATGCACTGTTTAATTTAGGCTATGCACTAAGCTCATTACAGCTTCTAAAACCGGATGTTTATATTGCTATGAACGGAAAGATTTTCAATTGGAACAATGTTTCAAAGAATTTAGAAACCAACAAATTTGAGCGCAATGACCAGTAA
- a CDS encoding helix-turn-helix domain-containing protein, which produces MFGTSIHWTTFFYLLIDTVIVLLTFYFSRRNTRSSLRRFLYLGILFITYNATGGFLPIDNFPGPFILQYIITYGVAIALCVYIVYYLYKEYDIVVLKFNSSIKNLAFLASGSYVVLFLMPYFLTDSLDAARFLFTIPISIIAFVFLIIFYRRISNPSNPNAFILRRNKLSMVSVASIALLPICTVIGDYQWITFTVMNLAFFAITAIEVDRYLYFIENNTRMYEVFALKKKQREESVERKIIYEDLTRREIEVALSILSNLSYKKIAEELFIAESTVSKHASNIFKKTGVKNRREFLKRFRKKR; this is translated from the coding sequence ATGTTCGGCACGTCAATACATTGGACAACTTTCTTCTATCTTTTAATAGATACGGTCATTGTATTGCTCACTTTTTACTTTTCGAGAAGGAATACACGAAGTAGCCTTCGACGGTTTTTATATCTCGGCATACTTTTCATTACATACAATGCCACGGGCGGATTTTTACCCATAGACAACTTTCCAGGGCCATTCATCCTTCAATATATCATTACGTATGGCGTGGCCATTGCGTTATGCGTGTATATCGTTTACTACCTGTATAAAGAGTACGACATCGTCGTATTGAAATTCAACTCATCCATTAAAAATCTCGCATTTTTAGCGAGTGGCAGCTATGTTGTTCTTTTTTTGATGCCATATTTTTTGACAGACTCTTTGGATGCGGCTCGCTTTCTTTTTACTATTCCCATATCCATAATAGCATTTGTATTTCTCATCATTTTCTATCGTCGTATTTCAAATCCGAGCAACCCGAATGCCTTTATTTTAAGGCGTAACAAATTATCTATGGTGAGTGTAGCAAGTATAGCCCTGTTACCCATCTGCACCGTAATAGGTGATTATCAATGGATAACCTTTACCGTAATGAATTTGGCCTTCTTTGCCATCACAGCCATTGAGGTAGATAGATATTTATACTTCATTGAAAACAATACCCGAATGTATGAGGTATTTGCCCTGAAGAAAAAACAGCGCGAAGAATCTGTAGAGCGCAAGATAATCTATGAGGATTTAACCCGACGGGAAATTGAAGTTGCACTATCCATCCTTAGCAATCTTAGTTATAAGAAAATTGCCGAGGAACTTTTCATTGCCGAAAGCACCGTGTCAAAACACGCCTCAAACATCTTCAAGAAAACGGGTGTGAAGAACAGACGCGAGTTTTTAAAGCGGTTTCGCAAAAAAAGATAA
- a CDS encoding RteC domain-containing protein — protein MDFQLLTQRLKKELDDIKLQNKSILERAHRSIGLCRDSLSTLKKEVLSQGFKSIQDEIHFFKVTKQVPLVELIYYSEIHSFEIQFPKIDLKSQLKSIKKKSNKLNRFFLYNLDFGRYIESGQTHFDKEYYTRDYLNGYHITLSKFYFQDPEFCTARDMLLGKYNAYKSLTEYLADKQKRLKNGLNGNEISLSNTEKMHWPFSNTDYVELIYALHAKGLGAKNNLSIVKISDYLSQIFDVEPKDIYKTYQDIKYRKKSRTLFLDELSTSLLSEMDKSEK, from the coding sequence ATGGACTTTCAATTATTAACTCAGCGACTAAAAAAAGAACTTGATGATATAAAACTTCAAAATAAGAGCATCCTTGAAAGGGCACACCGTTCCATTGGGCTCTGCCGTGATTCATTGAGCACGCTGAAAAAAGAGGTTCTGTCGCAAGGCTTCAAATCCATTCAAGACGAAATCCATTTTTTTAAAGTAACCAAACAAGTCCCTCTCGTTGAGTTAATCTACTATTCCGAAATCCATTCGTTTGAAATCCAGTTTCCGAAAATCGACTTAAAAAGTCAGCTTAAATCCATCAAAAAGAAAAGCAACAAACTCAATCGATTCTTTCTCTACAATCTGGACTTCGGAAGATACATTGAATCAGGGCAGACGCATTTTGACAAAGAATATTACACTCGTGATTATCTCAATGGGTATCATATCACACTTTCCAAATTCTATTTTCAAGACCCGGAATTTTGCACAGCACGAGATATGTTGCTCGGCAAGTACAATGCCTACAAGTCCCTAACCGAATACTTAGCGGATAAGCAAAAAAGATTGAAGAATGGGTTGAATGGAAATGAGATTTCCTTATCTAACACCGAAAAAATGCATTGGCCGTTCAGCAATACAGACTATGTGGAACTCATTTATGCGCTTCACGCCAAAGGGCTTGGCGCTAAAAACAATCTGAGTATTGTTAAAATTTCAGATTATTTGAGCCAGATTTTCGATGTTGAACCGAAAGACATCTATAAAACCTATCAAGACATCAAATACAGGAAAAAAAGCCGAACGCTTTTCCTTGATGAGCTGTCCACTTCCCTTCTTTCTGAAATGGATAAAAGCGAGAAATAA
- a CDS encoding helix-turn-helix domain-containing protein, which produces MPTSIITTDDLREFKMELLDDIKNLLSKQASGKIKKYLKSSEVMDLLQVSPGTLQNLRINGTLPYTKVGGIIYYDAEEIQKVMDANRVHHGLNS; this is translated from the coding sequence ATGCCAACAAGCATTATCACCACAGACGACCTTCGGGAATTCAAAATGGAATTGCTCGATGACATTAAAAATCTATTGTCCAAACAAGCTTCTGGAAAAATCAAGAAATACCTTAAATCTTCCGAAGTAATGGATTTGCTTCAAGTGAGTCCGGGCACACTTCAAAACCTTCGCATCAATGGCACCTTGCCATACACTAAGGTAGGCGGAATCATCTATTATGATGCCGAGGAAATTCAAAAGGTAATGGATGCCAACCGTGTACACCACGGGTTAAATTCCTGA